One region of Epilithonimonas zeae genomic DNA includes:
- a CDS encoding YncE family protein, which translates to MRKLNLILNLFALLFLMSCRTDDIIIRPEVVKGLAPPENTAIKGFYLLNEGNMGTNKATLDFFDYTTGTYHRNIYSEINPDVVKELGDVGNDIKIYGSKMYAVINVSNKIEVLDAKTAKRIKTIQLQNCRYMTFKDGKAYASSYAGPVSLDPNAPIGKVVEIDTLSLSIQREVVVGYQPEEMQIVGNNLYVANSGGYRFPNYDRTVSVVDLNTFTETKKIDVAINLHHIAKDDDGDLYVSSRGDYYTIPSSLFLIDSKTGTVKKDFKIAVSEMTIVNGKLYFYGNEFNYNTHSYTKSFGIIDVKTEQIISNKIIDQEYVDAIKTPYGIAVNPITEDIYLTDARNYVSTGFVYCFDKNGKFKWKTEGGNIPAHFVFLYK; encoded by the coding sequence ATGAGAAAACTAAATCTTATTTTAAATCTTTTCGCACTGCTCTTCTTGATGTCGTGCAGAACGGATGATATCATTATTCGGCCAGAAGTAGTGAAAGGTCTTGCACCACCGGAAAATACGGCTATCAAAGGATTTTATCTTCTGAACGAAGGTAATATGGGAACCAACAAAGCGACTTTGGACTTCTTCGATTATACGACGGGAACCTACCACAGAAATATCTATTCGGAAATCAATCCGGATGTTGTTAAAGAACTCGGCGATGTCGGAAATGACATTAAAATCTACGGTAGCAAGATGTACGCGGTCATCAATGTATCCAATAAAATTGAGGTTCTGGATGCCAAAACGGCGAAAAGAATCAAAACGATTCAGTTGCAGAACTGCCGTTATATGACTTTCAAAGATGGGAAAGCTTACGCATCCAGTTACGCAGGTCCGGTTTCTCTTGACCCCAATGCACCGATTGGAAAAGTCGTTGAGATTGATACGCTTTCATTGTCCATCCAGAGAGAAGTTGTCGTTGGTTATCAACCCGAAGAGATGCAGATTGTTGGGAACAATCTTTACGTTGCTAATTCAGGAGGTTACCGATTTCCGAATTATGACAGAACAGTTTCAGTCGTTGACTTGAACACATTTACAGAAACTAAAAAAATCGATGTTGCGATTAATCTTCATCACATTGCAAAGGACGATGACGGCGATTTGTATGTAAGCTCCAGAGGCGATTACTACACAATTCCTTCGAGTTTATTTTTAATTGATTCTAAAACAGGAACGGTCAAAAAAGACTTTAAAATTGCGGTCAGCGAAATGACGATTGTGAATGGCAAGCTCTATTTCTACGGTAACGAGTTCAATTACAACACACATTCCTACACCAAATCTTTCGGAATCATCGATGTCAAAACTGAGCAAATCATTTCCAACAAAATCATCGACCAGGAATACGTGGACGCCATCAAAACGCCTTACGGAATCGCTGTCAATCCAATTACAGAAGATATTTATCTAACCGATGCGCGGAATTATGTCTCCACAGGATTTGTTTACTGTTTCGATAAAAACGGAAAATTCAAATGGAAAACAGAAGGCGGCAATATTCCCGCACACTTTGTTTTCCTCTATAAATAA
- a CDS encoding cell surface protein: MKNKYLKLTFLFFILAGIIACKNDDEANTFNLAESYSVDRFKVLNIPTNISGTFTWKINDSLISDNSNLDFISPYAKTYPLTLKIVSNGTTTTYTSKIIVNKESVSYSKYISNVFDFRPAVGQFMNEIPEYSAGNTTEQMIQKAKQSLVGSNSSMISLGGFGGYVTFGFDHTIPNMNGKDFKILGNAFWGDLSAEERSGSCEPGIILVAYDKNKNGKPDEDEWFEIAGSEYFKNTTVKNYTINYFKPNESKPPVTGNEYWENDVEYIKWTDNLGNSGYKTKNVFHVQSYYPLWISDASYSFTGTKLANNYYDQSGSGTYWVGKSYEFGYADNAPNNDEASNIDISWAVDKNGNYVKLPGIDFVKVYTGVNQEAGWLGEVSTEVAGAYDLHLK; this comes from the coding sequence ATGAAAAATAAATACTTAAAACTTACATTTCTCTTCTTCATTCTTGCGGGAATCATTGCCTGTAAAAACGATGACGAAGCCAATACTTTCAATCTCGCCGAATCTTATTCAGTTGACCGTTTCAAAGTATTGAACATTCCGACTAATATTTCAGGAACTTTTACTTGGAAAATTAATGATTCTCTTATATCGGATAATTCAAATTTGGATTTCATCAGTCCTTATGCGAAAACTTATCCTCTGACTTTGAAAATTGTTTCAAACGGAACAACGACAACATACACTTCAAAAATCATTGTCAACAAAGAATCGGTTTCTTACAGCAAGTACATTTCCAATGTTTTTGATTTTCGTCCTGCTGTTGGTCAATTTATGAATGAGATTCCGGAATATTCTGCTGGAAACACTACGGAACAAATGATCCAGAAGGCGAAACAATCTTTGGTTGGTTCCAATTCTTCGATGATTTCGCTGGGCGGATTTGGAGGTTATGTCACTTTTGGATTTGACCACACCATCCCAAATATGAATGGCAAAGATTTCAAGATTCTGGGCAATGCATTTTGGGGCGATTTGTCTGCGGAAGAACGTTCGGGCTCTTGCGAACCGGGAATCATTCTGGTAGCTTACGACAAAAATAAAAATGGAAAACCCGATGAAGACGAATGGTTCGAAATTGCAGGAAGCGAATATTTCAAAAATACAACCGTAAAGAATTATACCATCAATTACTTCAAACCCAACGAATCCAAACCGCCAGTTACCGGAAACGAATACTGGGAAAACGATGTGGAATACATCAAGTGGACAGATAATCTGGGGAATTCTGGTTACAAAACCAAAAATGTTTTCCACGTTCAGAGTTATTATCCATTATGGATTTCGGATGCTTCTTACAGTTTCACCGGAACTAAACTCGCCAACAATTATTATGACCAGAGCGGAAGCGGAACTTATTGGGTTGGCAAATCCTATGAATTCGGTTATGCGGACAATGCTCCGAATAATGATGAGGCTTCCAACATCGATATCTCTTGGGCAGTTGATAAAAACGGAAATTACGTCAAACTTCCCGGAATCGATTTCGTGAAAGTTTATACCGGAGTCAATCAGGAAGCGGGCTGGCTGGGAGAAGTTTCTACAGAAGTTGCTGGTGCTTACGATTTACATTTAAAATAA